The Flavobacterium johnsoniae UW101 genomic interval GATTTAGATTAGACAATTCCATAAATATGCTTGTAAGTTTTTATGAGTTTAATGACAATGTGCTTGCGAAAAGACTAGGAGGTCAAAATACACTGAATCGAATACTATTTTCTTTCAATACTATTTTTCCTGATGCTGATTCAAAAAACAAATATTCAGGAAATCTTCCTTCAATTCAAATTTTTAAGGGAAAACTTAATATTGAAACATTCTATCCGGGCAGAACTAAATTCAATTCTATTTTCATTGGAATTGATTCCGATAAATTAGCCAAAACTCTAGGAGTGAATATTCACAATGAAATTTTCAGAAATATTATTACCAGCGAACAGCCGATTTTATTTGAAGAGCTGCTTTCGCCAAAAATTCAGCAGGTGGCCATGGAAATTATTCAGACTGACGTTCCGGATTCCCTGACTGATTTCTTTTTTAAAATCAAAGCCGAAGAATTAATATGCCTGACTCTAAAAGAGCTTTTTAAAAGAGAAAATCCAACTACACACGCACTAAATCAAATTGATGTTCAAAAAATTTATAAGGTGAGAGATCTAATTTTGAATAACATTGCTGTGGCTCCAGTTATAAAACACCTGGCTTCAGAAGTAGGGATGAGCGAATCAAAGTTTAAAAGATTATTTAAACAAATTTTTGGCGACAGTTTGTTTAGCTATTACCAAAAGTTCAGAATGAAGGAAGCTTCACGATTGCTAAAAGAAAATAAAATGACTGTTTCAGAGGTTGGCTTTAAGATGGGTTTTTCTAATTTAAGTCATTTTGCCAAAGCTTTTGAACAACATATTGGAATAAAGCCAAAATCATTCCAAAAACTAAAATAGAATTTAAGAATAGACCGGGTTTTCGACAGCCCAAAGTTTTATAAAGTTCCCTGAGCAGCCTGAAACTAAAGCAGCCAAATCAATTAAATGATCGCGCAAGGTCAAACACGCAGACTATAAAGCAGTTCTTTACTCCTTTCCGACATTCTTTTCCGAAACAAAAAATAAATTTCTGACTGGACCCAATAAGGCTTTTGCCCAGTGCAGAAGAAAGACTTTTTTCAGCAGCAG includes:
- a CDS encoding AraC family transcriptional regulator translates to MKLHIKEEFGFLAGFADLLGTEVNNGILVIPDNKGKGYLRGFRLDNSINMLVSFYEFNDNVLAKRLGGQNTLNRILFSFNTIFPDADSKNKYSGNLPSIQIFKGKLNIETFYPGRTKFNSIFIGIDSDKLAKTLGVNIHNEIFRNIITSEQPILFEELLSPKIQQVAMEIIQTDVPDSLTDFFFKIKAEELICLTLKELFKRENPTTHALNQIDVQKIYKVRDLILNNIAVAPVIKHLASEVGMSESKFKRLFKQIFGDSLFSYYQKFRMKEASRLLKENKMTVSEVGFKMGFSNLSHFAKAFEQHIGIKPKSFQKLK